The nucleotide window GACACCATCGTCGGCTACCCCGACGCCCGGTCGCTGACGTCGCAGTCCTCCACCCGCCTCGAGGTCCTGGCCTCCCCCGAGGACCCCCACGCCTCGCGGGCGCTGCGCGGGTCGGACTACCAGGCGGTGATGGACGAGCTCGACAAGCACTACAACGTCATGCTCTGCGACACGGGCACCGGGATCATGGACGACGCCAACACCGGCATCCTGGCGGCCGTCGACCAGATCGTCCTGGTGACCGGGTCGGCGCTCGACTCCGCCCGCGCCGCCGGCCTGACCCTCGACTGGCTCGACACCCACGGCCACGCCCACCTGGTCCGCGACGCGGTGGTGGTCGTCAACGCGGTGTCAGAGCTCGGCCGCGTCGACCTCGACCAGGTCGTCGCCCACTTCGCCGCCCGCTGCCGGGCGGTCCACCGCATCCCCCTCGACCGCCACCTCGAGGCCGGGGGCGTCACGAACCCCGACCTGCTCGACCCCGACACCCAGGAGGCGTGGCTCGAGGTCGCCGCCTCCGTCGTCGAGGGCTTCGACCTGCCCTCGCCCAGGGGGACGGCCGCGTGAACGGCGTGGTCGCCCTCGGCCGGCACGCGGGGCCGTTCCTCGACGAGCCGGTGCACGTCGTCCACGTCGACCCCGATGCGGTCCTCGACGACCTCGCCGCCCTGCACGAGGTGGTCGCCGAGCAGCTGGCCCTGCAGCCCTCGATCGTGGTCGTCTACCCCGACCGCCTCGGCGATGCGCCCGCGCGGGCGCTGTCGACGGTGCGGACGGCGCTCGGCGCGGCTCCGGTCCTGTGGCACGCGACCCGCCTGCCGCAGCTGGCCGCAGACGTGCTGGTCACGCTGGCCGGCGCCCTCCACGGGCCGCTCGGCGGCGTGGCCGAGGTCGCCGCAGCCCTGCCCGTCCTCGAGAGCCAGCTCGTGCACCTCACCTGGTTGCCCACCGTGTCCGGGCTGACCGAGCCCTCCCCGTCGGTCGTCCAGCACGCGCGGTCGGCGCTGCCGGGCGCGTCGTGGCTGGTGACCTCCTGGCCCGACCCCGCCGTCCGGCGCTTGACGGCGGACGATCCGCCCCCGCTCCCGCGGCCGGCCCAGCCCATCGGCGTGGCCCTCGCGGACCTGGACGGCGAGCGCCGGTGGGTGGTCGACCTCGTCGGCCCGCAGCTCCCGGACGCGGCGGGGGTCGAGGTCGATCCGCCGGCGGACAGCGCCCGGTGGTGGGGCGCGAAGCGCGTCACCCAGGTGGTCCTGTACCCGCGGTCGATCGAGGCCCTGGCGCAGGCGCTGCGCCCCCACATCGACCCGGGTCCCTGCGCCTGGTGCCGCCGGTGGGTGGGCAGCGCCGAGTGCCCCTGGTGCGCCCTGCCGCGCAGCGGCGCCCCCCGGCAGGAGGTGGCGGGTGGGACGTCGGACGGCGTGGTCTTCGCCGGCGCAGAGGGCACGGGCGGCGCCGCCGGAGGAGAGGAGGCGGTGACCCGATGAACCCGAGACAGCGACGGGGCGTGCTGCTCATCGTCCTGAGCGTGGTCGGCGCGGTGGCGGTCGTCCTCGCGGTGTCCGGCTACGTGGCCGACGTCGGCCGCCAGGTCGGGCCGATGGAGCCGGTCGTGCGGCTGACGGTGGACGTCCGCGCCTTCGAGGCGATCCCCGCCGAGGCGGTCGAGGTCGTCGAGATGCCGGCGCGCTGGAAGCCCCCGCTCGCGCTGACGTCCGCCGCGGACCTGCAGGGCCGCGTCCCCGCCACCGACCTGCCGGCCGGGACCCTCCTCGAGGCCGGCGACGTGACCGCGCCACCCGAGATCGGGGAGGGGCAGCGCCAGATCGCCATCCTCGTCGACGCCGAGACCGGGGTGGCCGGCAACATCGGCGTCGGTGACGTCGTCGACGTCGTCGCCACCCGTGCGGGGTTCGACGGCGAGCCGGCCCGCTCGGAGATCACCATCCAGGGGGCCCGGATCCTGTCGATCGGCACGCCGCAGGTGGAGGAGGGGGTCGACCCCGCGACGGGCGCGTTCGCCGCGAACGAGGTCGTCCCGATCACGTTCGTGCTCGACACCGCGGACGTCCTGCGGCTCGCCTACGTCGAGAGCTTCGCCTCCACGGTCCGCCTGGCGCTGCGGGCGCCGGACGACGACTCGTCGCTGGACCCGCCCGAGCGGATCTACGCCCCGACCGGCGCCGGAGGTGCATGAGATGATCACCGTCCTCCTCGCCACGCCGTCCGACGAGCTCGCCGCGGAGCTAGAGGACCTGTCCGCCGAGGCGGGCACGTTCGTCATCGCCCCGCGGGTCGGGGACACGGTCGCGCTCAACTCGACGCTCGAGCTGACCGAGGTCGACGTCGTCCTGCTCGACTCCGGCATCGGGCCGCTGTCGGCGCTCGACGTCGCCCAGGACCTGACCACCCGCTACCCCGACACCGCCCTCGTCCTGCTGTCCGCGAGCGCGGATCCCGACGTGCTCGAGCGGGCGCTGCACGCCGGGTTCCGGGGGGTGATCTCGAGCCCCCTGTCCCTCGAGGCCGTGTCCACCAAGGTGGAGGCGGCGGGCGTGTGGTCCCAGCGGCTGCGCCACCGCCTGACCGAGCGGCCGGAGGACCGTCGGGGTCGGATGATGGTGGTCGCGGGCGCCAAGGGGGGTGTCGGCACCACGACGGTCGCGACCCACCTGGCCCTCGAGGCGCAGCTGGCCAACCCCGAGCGGCGGGTCTGCCTGATCGACTTCGACCTGCAGTCCGGCGACGTGCGGACCCTGCTCGACCTGACCCACCACCGCAGCGTCGACGACCTGGTCGAGGTGGCCGCCGAGGTCGGGTCCCGCCACCTGAACGACGCCCTGTACGCCCACCGGTCGGGTCTCCGGATCCTGCTGCCGCCGCCGCAGGGCGAGCACGAGGCCGACATCACCCCGGAGGTCGCCCGCGGGATCCTCGGCGCGATCCGCACCCGCTTCGACCTGGTGGTCGCCGACGTCGGGACGGTGGTGACGGACGGCGGGTCGATGGCGACCGAGCTGGCCGACGAGGTCCTCCTGGTCGTGACCCCGGACGTCCTCGCGATGCGCTCGGCCGCGCGGCTGGTCCAGCTGTGGGAGCGCCGCCGCTACCGCAAGGACGGCATCACCGTGCTGGTGAACCGCGCCAGCCGGGACACCGAGGTGCAGCCCGACCTGATCGGACGGGTCCTGAAGCTGCCGGTGATGCGGGCGAACGTGCCGGCGGCGTTCCGCGACCTCGAGGCGGCGGTCAACACCGGCGTGCCCGACCGCCTGGAGGACGGCCCCGTCCGCCAGGGCATCCTCGCGGTCAGTCGTGAGCTCCAGCTCGTCAGGCCCCAGAAGCGCCGGTCGCTGTTCAGCCGCGGCGACGACTCGGGGTCGGCGATCGTCGAGCTCCTGGGCATGGCCCCCTTCGCGCTGGCCCTGCTGCTGGTTCTGTGGCAGGTCGTGATCATCGGCTGGACGTACACGATGGGGGAGCACGCGGTGCGGGAGGGCGCGCGGGAGCTCGCCGTCGCCGGCCTGGTCGGCGAGCAGGTGGAGCAGGTCGTCCGCGACGAGCTCCCCGCGTCGATGCGGGACGGCGTGTCGATCTCGACCGGCGCGTCCACGGTCTCCGCCGACATCCGGGTGCCGCTCCTCGCCCCCCGCTGGATGACCCCCTGGACCATCACCGTCCAGCAGGGGACGGTGCGGGAGGTCGGGCTGTGAGCCTCCACCGCGACGAGCGGGGCGTGTACACCGTCGAGCTGCTCGGCATCCTCCCCCTCTTCCTCATGGTCGCCCTCCTGGCGTTCCAGCTGGCGATGGTCGGCGGGGCCATGAACATGGCGGAGAACGCCGCCCGGACCGGCAGCCGCATGGCCGGCATGGGCGGGGACGGGCACGCCGCCGCGATGTCCGCGGTCGACCCGGACGTGCGGGACCGCACGTCGGTCAGCGGCGGCGGCGAGACGATCACGGTCGCGATCGACGTCCCCGTGGTCATCCCGTTCATCGACCTCGACGTCACCACCATCCGGCGCTCGGCGACCCTCCCGCGCACCACGACGGGGGGCTTCTGATGCCCCTCACCCACCGGGGCGGGCTGGGGGTCCCCGAGTCGTCGGAGGACTCGGCGGACACCCACGACGTCCGCCGCTACCGCGAGATGCTCCTCAGCGAGGTCGACCTCGACGAGCTCGACGCGCTGTCGGCCACCCAGCGGCGGGCCCGGCTGGAACGCGTCGTCGGGCACCTGATCAGCCGGGACGGCCCGATCCTGTCCTCGGGCGAGCGGGGGGAGCTGATCCGCCGGGTCGTCGACGAGGCGCTCGGCCTCGGCGTCCTCGAGCCGCTCCTCGCCGACCCCGAGGTCACCGAGATCATGGTGAACGGCCCCGACCAGATCTACGTGGAGCGCAACGGCCGCCTCACCCGCTCCGCGACCCGGTTCTCCTCCGCCGAGCAGCTGCTGCAGACCATCGACCGGATCGTCTCCAAGGTGAACCGGCGGGTCGACGAGTCCTCGCCGATGGTCGACGCCCGGCTGCCGACGGGCGAGCGGGTCAACGTCATCATCCCGCCGCTGTCCCTGACCGGGCCGGTCGTGACCATCCGCCGCTTCCCCCGCGCCTTCACGATGGACCAGCTCAGCGGCATGGGCTCGGTGGACGAGGCGATGAGCTGGCTGCTCCGCGCCATGGTCCGGGTCCGCTGCAACGTGATCATCGCCGGCGGGACCGGCACGGGGAAGACGACGTTCCTGAACGCGCTCAGCGGGTTCATCGGCGACACCGAGCGCATCGTCACGATCGAGGACTCCGCCGAGCTTCAGCTCCAGCAGCCCCACGTCGTGCGGCTCGAGTCGCGACCCCCGAACGTGGAGGGGCGGGGTGAGGTGACGATCCGCGACCTCGTCCGCAACAGCCTGCGGATGCGACCGGACCGCATCATCGTCGGTGAGGTCAGGGGCGGTGAGACCCTCGACATGCTCCAGGCGATGAACACCGGTCACGAGGGGTCGCTGTGCACGGTGCACGCCAACTCCGTCGACGACGCGGTGCTGCGCCTCGAGACCCTCGCGTCGATGAGCGACCTCGACATCGCGTTCGAGGCGCTGCGGGACCAGATCGAGGGGGCCGTCGACGTGATGGTCCACCTGCGCCGCTACCCGGACGGCTCCCGCCGCGTCGGGCAGGTCGCGGTCAAGCGGGGGAGGGAGCGCGACGACTTCGCCCTCGACCCCGTGTCGGCGTTCGAGACCGACCCGATCGGGCCGGACCTGTCGGTCACCGGCCGCTTCGTCCACGGTCGGCTGCCGACGTGGTTGCGGGAGCGGTTCCGCCTCGCCGGCGTCGACGTCCACCCCGCGTTCGCGGACGACGGTCCGGTGCCCGTGGCGGCGGGGGGAGGGGTGGCGTGACGCCGACGACGGCGCTGTGGCTGCTGGTCGTGACGCTGGTGCTCGGCGTGCTCGGGATCATCAACCTCTCCCGGGGCCGCAGCCAGGAGCAGATCGCCCGTCGCCGGGCGCTGCTCACCCTCCGCAGCGAGCGGGTGCCGCCGTGGCGCCGGGGCGCGCACGCCGCGGTGCTGCGCACCCCGTTCGGCCGCTCGGTCGACGAGCGGTTGCGGCGTGCCGGCCACGAGGAGGTGCTGGCCGGCGACGCGGTCCTGAGCGTCCTCTGCGTCGGCGGGCTGATCCTGCTCGGCGCCCTGCAGCTGGTCGCAGCCGGCGCTGCGGTCGTGCTGGTCGTCGTCTGGCTGGTCAGCGCGAACGCCTACCTCGACCGGTTGGTCCGCAAGCGCGCCGACCGCTTCGCCGACCAGCTCCCCGACATCGCGCGGGTCATGTCGAACGCCGCCGGCGCCGGCATGGCCATCCCGAAC belongs to Euzebya sp. and includes:
- a CDS encoding AAA family ATPase — its product is QAGPRGGLWADGDARPPPPPHAPTPGTPRPAAARPHPAPPDAPPPAPWDQPPAAPSPLTEEVVLRPRVDHPTEGWRAWLYRLTGGAVNLGPGRSEMAWQATVDRCRRPCPQGRRIAVISRKGGVGKTTTTLMIGHTLAAVRPDRVIAIDGNPDAGTLGHRVTRQTGATVTDALARLDTIVGYPDARSLTSQSSTRLEVLASPEDPHASRALRGSDYQAVMDELDKHYNVMLCDTGTGIMDDANTGILAAVDQIVLVTGSALDSARAAGLTLDWLDTHGHAHLVRDAVVVVNAVSELGRVDLDQVVAHFAARCRAVHRIPLDRHLEAGGVTNPDLLDPDTQEAWLEVAASVVEGFDLPSPRGTAA
- the cpaB gene encoding Flp pilus assembly protein CpaB, whose product is MNPRQRRGVLLIVLSVVGAVAVVLAVSGYVADVGRQVGPMEPVVRLTVDVRAFEAIPAEAVEVVEMPARWKPPLALTSAADLQGRVPATDLPAGTLLEAGDVTAPPEIGEGQRQIAILVDAETGVAGNIGVGDVVDVVATRAGFDGEPARSEITIQGARILSIGTPQVEEGVDPATGAFAANEVVPITFVLDTADVLRLAYVESFASTVRLALRAPDDDSSLDPPERIYAPTGAGGA
- a CDS encoding AAA family ATPase gives rise to the protein MITVLLATPSDELAAELEDLSAEAGTFVIAPRVGDTVALNSTLELTEVDVVLLDSGIGPLSALDVAQDLTTRYPDTALVLLSASADPDVLERALHAGFRGVISSPLSLEAVSTKVEAAGVWSQRLRHRLTERPEDRRGRMMVVAGAKGGVGTTTVATHLALEAQLANPERRVCLIDFDLQSGDVRTLLDLTHHRSVDDLVEVAAEVGSRHLNDALYAHRSGLRILLPPPQGEHEADITPEVARGILGAIRTRFDLVVADVGTVVTDGGSMATELADEVLLVVTPDVLAMRSAARLVQLWERRRYRKDGITVLVNRASRDTEVQPDLIGRVLKLPVMRANVPAAFRDLEAAVNTGVPDRLEDGPVRQGILAVSRELQLVRPQKRRSLFSRGDDSGSAIVELLGMAPFALALLLVLWQVVIIGWTYTMGEHAVREGARELAVAGLVGEQVEQVVRDELPASMRDGVSISTGASTVSADIRVPLLAPRWMTPWTITVQQGTVREVGL
- a CDS encoding TadE/TadG family type IV pilus assembly protein is translated as MSLHRDERGVYTVELLGILPLFLMVALLAFQLAMVGGAMNMAENAARTGSRMAGMGGDGHAAAMSAVDPDVRDRTSVSGGGETITVAIDVPVVIPFIDLDVTTIRRSATLPRTTTGGF
- a CDS encoding CpaF family protein, whose product is MPLTHRGGLGVPESSEDSADTHDVRRYREMLLSEVDLDELDALSATQRRARLERVVGHLISRDGPILSSGERGELIRRVVDEALGLGVLEPLLADPEVTEIMVNGPDQIYVERNGRLTRSATRFSSAEQLLQTIDRIVSKVNRRVDESSPMVDARLPTGERVNVIIPPLSLTGPVVTIRRFPRAFTMDQLSGMGSVDEAMSWLLRAMVRVRCNVIIAGGTGTGKTTFLNALSGFIGDTERIVTIEDSAELQLQQPHVVRLESRPPNVEGRGEVTIRDLVRNSLRMRPDRIIVGEVRGGETLDMLQAMNTGHEGSLCTVHANSVDDAVLRLETLASMSDLDIAFEALRDQIEGAVDVMVHLRRYPDGSRRVGQVAVKRGRERDDFALDPVSAFETDPIGPDLSVTGRFVHGRLPTWLRERFRLAGVDVHPAFADDGPVPVAAGGGVA
- a CDS encoding type II secretion system F family protein codes for the protein MTPTTALWLLVVTLVLGVLGIINLSRGRSQEQIARRRALLTLRSERVPPWRRGAHAAVLRTPFGRSVDERLRRAGHEEVLAGDAVLSVLCVGGLILLGALQLVAAGAAVVLVVVWLVSANAYLDRLVRKRADRFADQLPDIARVMSNAAGAGMAIPNALALTAREMEEPARTLLGDAVRRLEVGQSLAGAMEELALRAPSREMAVLVSTLVIQQRAGGDVIEALREMSVNLERRRDLRREVETTMAGVRFTAFAVMGLGVAMLFVIETISAGTLRRMTEQTAGQIILLIAAGLYAAGYAAMRRLSKVEV